From the Conger conger chromosome 14, fConCon1.1, whole genome shotgun sequence genome, one window contains:
- the mrto4 gene encoding mRNA turnover protein 4 homolog gives MPKSKRDKKISLTKTTKKGLESKQNLIEELRKCVDTYKYVFIFSVANMRNNKLKDIRTAWKHSRFFFGKNKVMMIALGKGPTDEYKDNLHKITKFLKGEVGVLFTNKTKEEVQEYFSNFKEMDFARSGNKAYMAITLDEGPLTQFPHSMEPQLRQLGLPTALKKGVVTLLKDYEVCKDGDTLTPEQARILKLFSIEMAEFKVTIKCMWNSETGDFEKLQGEEEEDEEEAMQGDEVEEDEEAE, from the exons ATGCCGAAATCTAAGAGGGATAAGAAAa tttccttaacaaaaacaactaaaaaGGGATTGGAATCGAAACAGAACTTAATAGAAGAG TTGCGGAAATGTGTGGACACGTACAAATACGTATTCATTTTCTCCGTTGCCAATATGAGGAACAACAAACTAAAAGACATCCGGACGGCATGGAAACACAGTAG ATTCTTTTTTGGTAAAAACAAAGTCATGATGATCGCTCTGGGCAAAGGACCAACGGATGAGTACAAAGACAATTTACACAAG ATCACCAAGTTCCTGAAAGGTGAAGTGGGGGTCCTGTTCACAAATAAAACCAAGGAAGAGGTGCAAGA GTATTTCAGTAACTTCAAAGAGATGGATTTTGCTCGGTCAGGAAACAAGGCATATATGGCCATCACTCTGGATGAAGGACCCCTCACACAGTTCCCCCACTCGATGGAGCCTCAACTGAGGCAGTTGGGACTACCAACAGCCCTCAAGAAAG GTGTGGTGACACTGCTGAAGGATTATGAGGTGTGTAAAGATGGGGACACATTGACGCCAGAGCAGGCCCGGATACTG aAACTCTTCAGTATTGAGATGGCAGAGTTCAAGGTGACGATAAAGTGCATGTGGAACTCTGAGACGGGAGACTTCGAGAAACTgcagggggaggaagaggaggatgaggaggaggccATGCAGGGTGATGAAGTagaagaggatgaggaggctGAATGA
- the her2 gene encoding hairy-related 2 → MAPVKVYHTALTTKEKIKIRKPVVEKMRRDRINNSIEQLKALLENEFKANQSSSKLEKADVLEMAVLYLRGNTHPATQCHSPSPRQTYTEGFTKCLEETLHFLSTHERSKDSQHKLLKHFHQAEWKGNGDLRNPAVPPHCHTAIRAPKRPGASDRKPLWRPW, encoded by the exons ATGGCTCCTGTCAAAGTTTACCACACTGCTCTGACCACGAAAGAAAAAATTAAA ATAAGAAAACCTGTTGTAGAGAAGATGCGCAGAGACCGCATCAACAACAGCATCGAGCAACTGAAAGCGCTGCTTGAAAACGAGTTCAAAGCGAATCAGTCCAGCTCCAAGCTCGAGAAAGCAGACGTCCTCGAGATGGCCGTTCTTTACTTGCGGGGCAACACGCATCCAGCCACTCAGTGCCACTCGCCTTCTCCCCGACAGACCTACACGGAGGGGTTTACCAAATGCCTGGAGGAAACCCTCCACTTCTTATCCACGCACGAGAGATCCAAAGACTCTCAACACAAGCTACTGAAGCACTTTCACCAGGCCGAATGGAAGGGTAACGGAGACCTGCGCAACCCGGCGGTGCCACCGCATTGCCATACTGCCATCCGCGCTCCCAAACGTCCCGGAGCAAGCGACAGAAAGCCGCTGTGGAGGCCGTGGTGA
- the aldh4a1 gene encoding delta-1-pyrroline-5-carboxylate dehydrogenase, mitochondrial, with protein MLRMRAVLYQSLRSFRTSPCAAVEVQNEPILGFQEGSKERAELLKVLQELKGKTEEIPCVVGDEHVWTKDIRYQLSPFNHSHKVAKFCYADKDLLNRAILASLAARREWDLKPVQDRAQVLLKAADIISGPKRAEVLAKTMIGQGKTVVQAEIDAAAELIDFWRFNAKYAMELEGQQPLDSDGSTNTMLYRGLEGFVAAVAPFNFTAIGGNLAGTPALMGNVVLWKPSDTAMSASYAVYKILREAGLPPNIVQFVPADGPVFGDTITASEHLAGVNFTGSVPTFKRLWKQVAQNLEHYRNFPRVAGECGGKNFHFVHKSADVQSVVMGTVRSAFEYGGQKCSACSRMYVPDSLWPRIRQEILAVHKQLNVGDPVNDLSTFFSAVIDDKSFDRISKWLDHAKTSPNLTVIAGGNCDKSKGYFVEPTIIETKDPQDAIMNEEIFGPVLTVYVYPENDYKDVLKLIDNTSPYALTGAVFALDKSVVAEAAKTLRNAAGNYYVNDKSTGSIVAQQPFGGSRASGTNDKPGGKHYVLRWTSPQVVKETHVPLTEWKYPYMG; from the exons ATGCTGCGAATGAGAGCGGTGCTATATCAGTCTTTGAGAAG tttcaGGACGTCTCCCTGCGCTGCTGTTGAAGTGCAGAATGAACCCATCCTGGGATTTCAGGAGGGGAGCAAAGAGAGGGCGGAGCTGCTTAAG GTCCTGCAGGAGCTGAAGGGTAAGACTGAGGAAATTCCGTGCGTGGTTGGAGACGAGCATGTCTGGACCAAAGACATCAGATACCAGCTGTCG cccTTCAATCACTCCCACAAAGTGGCCAAGTTTTGCTATGCTGACAAG GACCTCCTGAATCGGGCCATACTGGCTTCATTAGCGGCCCGCAGGGAGTGGGACCTGAAGCCAGTCCAGGACCGAGCCCAAGTTCTCCTCAAGGCTGCAGACATCATCAGTGGGCCCAAGCGGGCTGAGGTGCTGGCTAAGACTATGATTGGGCAG ggtAAGACCGTGGTCCAGGCGGAGATCGATGCAGCGGCTGAGCTGATAGATTTCTGGCGCTTCAACGCCAAGTACGCCATGGAGCTGGAGGGCCAGCAGCCTCTGGACAGCGACGGCAGCACCAACACCATGCTGTACAGGGGCCTGGAG GGCTTCGTAGCCGCTGTCGCCCCCTTTAACTTCACCGCCATTGGAGGGAACCTGGCGGGGACTCCGGCCCTGATG GGTAACGTGGTCCTGTGGAAGCCAAGCGATACGGCCATGTCGGCCAGCTACGCCGTCTACAAGATCCTGAGGGAGGCTGGCCTCCCGCCAAACATCGTCCAGTTTGTGCCGGCCGACGGGCCCGTGTTCGGCGACACCATCACGGCCTCTGAGCACCTGGCCGGTGTCAACTTCACCGGCAGTGTCCC AACCTTCAAGCGGCTGTGGAAGCAGGTAGCGCAGAACCTGGAGCATTACAGGAACTTCCCACGAGTGGCAGGAG AATGCGGGGGGAAGAACTTCCACTTCGTGCACAAGTCTGCGGACGTGCAGAGCGTGGTGATGGGGACGGTCCGCTCCGCCTTCGAGTACGGGGGGCAGAAGTGCTCGGCCTGCTCCAGGATGTACGTGCCCGACTCCCTGTGGCCCCGGATCCGACAGGAGATCCTGGCTGTGCACAAACAGCTCAACGTGGGAGAT CCTGTGAATGATTTAAGCACCTTCTTCTCTGCAGTCATTGATGACAAG TCCTTCGATCGCATTTCTAAGTGGCTGGACCATGCCAAGACTTCCCCTAATCTGACCGTCATCGCTGGTGGTAACTGTGACAAGAGCAAGGGTTACTTTGTGGAGCCAACCATCATCGAAACGAAGGACCCACAAGACGCCATCATGAATGAG GAAATCTTTGGCCCTGTGCTGACCGTTTATGTTTACCCTGAGAATGACTACAAAGATGTGCTGAAGCTGATCGACAACACCTCCCCCTATGCTCTGACAGGCGCCGTCTTCGCCCTTGATAA GAGTGTGGTGGCTGAAGCTGCTAAAACCCTACGGAACGCTGCTGGGAACTACTACGTGAACGACAAGTCCACCGGCTCCATTGTTGCCCAGCAACCATTCGGGGGTTCGAGAGCATCAG GCACTAATGACAAGCCCGGCGGCAAGCACTACGTCCTAAGGTGGACATCGCCGCAGGTCGTCAAGGAGACCCATGTGCCGCTGACAGAATGGAAGTACCCCTACATGGGTTGA
- the LOC133109444 gene encoding transcription factor HES-5-like — MAPFSSRSDHTALQLNREKIKPRKPAVEKMRRDRISCSIEQLRALLLEEFRGGESDGRLEKADVLELTVRLLKQRLWLGPAVGRRAQGEGHSQCWRDVLHFLSASPEREAALWQLRRFHEAQRDNQEFHPDAPVTPKQSLSPAKQDTPTQMIVWRPW; from the exons ATGGCCCCATTCTCCTCCAGAAGTGACCACACAGCCCTCCAGCTGAACAGAGAAAAAATAAAG CCAAGGAAGCCTGCAGTGGAGAAGATGCGCAGGGATCGCATCAGCTGCAGCATCGAGCAGCTCAGGGCCCTGCTGCTGGAGGAGTTTCGCGGGGGAGAGTCTGACGGCAGGCTGGAGAAGGCCGATGTCCTGGAGCTGACGGTCCGCTTGCTGAAGCAGAGGCTGTGGCTCGGGCCTGCAGTGGGCCGGAGGGCTCAGGGCGAGGGCCACTCTCAGTGCTGGAGGGACGTTCTGCACTTCCTGTCGgccagccctgagagagaagcAGCACTCTGGCAGCTACGCCGTTTCCACGAAGCCCAGAGAGACAACCAGGAGTTCCACCCCGACGCTCCAGTCACCCCCAAACAGAGCCTTTCCCCAGCCAAACAGGACACGCCCACCCAGATGATCGTCTGGAGGCCCTGGTAG
- the LOC133110560 gene encoding transcription factor HES-5-like — translation MAPTVPAAKTYSKEHLILSNKLRKPMVEKMRRDRINSSIEQLKSLLEPAFLQQQPDSKLEKADILEMAVFFLKRGQQPVNSSSCSSPVGQGYSRCVQEFKNFLTREEVMSHSQRRLLTHFQNLPSSSDTTESQSLLPQLKSPARQTSSKEETPVKAALWRPW, via the exons atggCACCTACAGTACCTGCAGCAAAGACCTACTCAAAGGAGCACCTGATTCTGTCTAACAAG ctgaGAAAGCCGATGGTGGAGAAGATGCGCAGAGATCGTATCAACAGCAGCATTGAGCAGCTCAAGTCTCTCCTTGAACCAGcattcctgcagcagcagccagACTCCAAGCTGGAGAAAGCAGACATCCTGGAGATGGCAGTTTTCTTCCTCAAACGGGGGCAGCAGCCAGTGAacagctcctcctgctcctcacctgTCGGTCAGGGCTACTCCAGATGTGTCCAAGAGTTTAAGAACTTCCTGACCagggaggaagtgatgtcacactcCCAAAGAAGACTCCTGACCCATTTCCAGAACCTGCCATCTTCCTCTGATACGACCGAGAGTCAGAGTTTGTTGCCTCAGCTGAAATCTCCAGCCAGACAGACCTCCAGCAAAGAGGAGACTCCAGTCAAAGCTGCCCTCTGGAGGCCCTGGTAG